A region of the Acanthopagrus latus isolate v.2019 chromosome 18, fAcaLat1.1, whole genome shotgun sequence genome:
CAGTTCCATCAGTTATATCTCAATCCTGACAACACCGATAGTtttattaaaagcaaaaaacagtTATGGTATGGCAATACCACTTCATAATCTGTGTCCTCACACACATGCTAGACAGCCTGGTATCAGATaccaaatttaatttaaattttaaaaaccaGTGACCAGTTGTTTGACCTAAAAAAGACAATCTGGGATAATCAATATGTTAGGAATGAAAAGTTTTGTACCTTGGAAACATGTATGATTTTATCATTGATAATTACCGAAAAATCAAAATTGAACAGCAGTTAAAAATTGTGGATTAGAGATTTATATAATAACCTGCCAGagtgtgagaaaatgttttattggtaAATGGAAGAAGGTACTGGCTTTATAAGCATTCCTTAGATAATGGACGCTTGTGAAAAttactgttttggtttggtttattgtgttttatctgtttaattttgtttaaaaaaaaaagtctgaataacTTCTAAAAAATCTAATATCGGTAAATATTGGACAAGAAATACTTGTAAGTACTCATAATGCAGAACAGCTAACATACTTTTATTAAACTCAGTAacagtagttgagtaaatgtatttacttatttccACCACTGCTGGTGGCTAGATATGTGGCACAAAATTTAGTCTGGTATTGGTAAATTGGTATAAATAAAACGATAAGATCATTTGTGGAAAACTGTTCAGTGTAGCTGCCAGGTGAGGAATAAACATCCTAGATTCTAATGTAAAAGTGTATAAAATTCAAACAAAGCTTTGTTTAACCACATTTCCCGAGTAACAAGCTTCTTCTCTCCAGTTGTCAGCTGAGGTATCGGCAGAAGAATGTTTGGAATAGGCCATGAATGAGGCAAAACCTGAAAAGATGCACAAAATGTCAAGTACTCAGCTCACAAGACACATTTATACTTTCCTCAGTATTAACtacatttttctctccttcttttcttcttcctctctctgcagcagctacCAGTGATCACGTCAAACACGATCGTGCGCTGTCGCTCCTGTCGCACCTACATCAACCCGTTTGTCACCTTCCTGGACCAGCGCAGGTGGAAATGCAACCTGTGTTACCGGGTCAATGATGGTATGAGTCCAATCCAGAAAGTGTTCAGTCCTATAGTTGTGTCATTGTCTAATCATTTTGTCAAACACACTCTTTTTGACCTTCCTCGTTCAGTTCCAGATGAGTTCATGtacaacccagtcaccagatCGTATGGTGAGCCCCATAAGAGACCAGAGGTCCAAAACTCCACTGTGGAGTTCATCGCCTCCTCAGACTACATGGTGAGCAGTTTCTTCTGTTCATGTGGAGTTTACATGTAATACAAATGTTTGTCCACTGTGGGGCAGTGTTGTATTGGTGCTGCAAAATGTGGTGGCAACTCAGATGTAACAGACTGACTTAAAAGACATGACAGACAAACTGTACCATCACTTCCAcattctgtccgtctgtccttTTTAAGATCATCTCAGTTTCTCCCAAATAACGTGTGCTATGTGTGTTATCAGTTGCGACCTCCACAACCGGCTGCGTACCTGTTTGTTCTTGATGTGTCTCACAATGCTGTGGAAGCAGGCTACCTTAAGTACTTCTGTGAATCACTACTGGATAACCTTGATAAGTGAGTGCAAGTCAACAATCACATGTCATAACAGTTAGAGTATTGTCCTCTCATAAAACAGATCAAAGAAAAGATGTGATGATAAGCTGATGGTTTTGGTTTTACCTAAACTGGTTCTGATAAAGGGCTATTATGTGCCTCAGGTTGCCCGGGGACACGCGCACCAGGGTGGGCTTCCTTACCTTCGACAACACCATCCACTTCTACAACCTGCAGGATGGACTGTCACAGCCGCAGATGCTAGTGGTGTCGGACATTGACGGTACTTCTGCTCAATAAAATCAGGAGTTAGAATGCTTTGTTTTTAACAATTAACAGTAGTGGCAGCAGTGCCGAAAAGAAGTTTTTCGGTCACCTGCCTAGAGCTAATTAAAGTTCGAGTTATGAGTTATAATTGTTTAAAAACTATTCTAATTGTATTCAATTGTGCTCAGTGTAATGCTGAGTGTTGTTTGGTTGCCTGTTGCTATAACTCGGAAGAAAGATGTCAAAAAGTGAGGAAGGAATTTAGTGAACGAGACTAAATGTAACGTGTATAAAACTTAACCTCGTCCAATatcatttctgcctgagtcatgtCAGAAAGATGTTAATCAGCAGCCGTCATTGTTAAACAATGAAGACATCAACTCCCCTAATCGCAcgcttctttgtttcttttttaatgaaacaaacattagtggcagaaattggaaaaaaaaaaattaaaaattcaatTGCTGCAAATTTTTATTGCTGACGAACTTGGAGTATAAATTGCAGAAGTAAAAAGATAGGATTCCCCTCTCATGtcattatttctttaattattcaaatgttttttttaaatacaaaacactgtCCAcatctttttgaaaatgtttgcagTCATGAGTCCGTTATTGATGCGCCTTTCTTaatattaaaatactgaaaTCTTATGGAAATTGTCATAAAGCTTTCCACTGTGatccagatgtttgttttcctgtctttttccaGATGTCTTCATACCGTCTCATGACAGTTTAATGGTGAACCTAAAGGAAAGCAAAGAGGTGCaacctgttgttttttgtgaacATTAATAGCTTCTGCTACTTTTTGTGTAATTACTCTTTCCTCCCCTTCCTTCATTATGGTCATTATGTATGCAACCTTACATTTTATTCCTCCCTCATTCAGCTGGTGAAGGACCTGCTGACGTCGCTGCCAGCCATGTTCAGCCAGAGCAGAGAGACCCATAGTGCCCTCGGCCCGGCGCTCCAAGCAGCCTTCAAGCTCATGTCGCCCACTGGGGGCCGTGTCACCGTTTTTCAGACCCAGCTGCCGACGCTGGGGGCCGGAGCACTGCAGTCGAGGGAAGACCCTAACCAGCGCTCAAGCACGAAGGTAAGGATGACATGTTATGGTACTGTGAGCATAATCTCCTCTTCTTTTTGAGTTTGTGTGGTTCTTGCAATTTGTCTTTGTTGGGCAGTGTTTTAGAATTTTTACCGCCATCTTGTGCCATTTTTACCAGCCGACATAATTTTTCAATTGATTTCAATGGACCTCTTGATATGGTGCTGTGGCATAAAgcaatattgaaaaaaatgacttgaacaGTCCCTgtcaagcttttatttttatacatattaTCCTGACATATCAGAACTGTTATATTTATATCCCCGCCACAACTCACTTTTATCACCCGTCACAGCAGCATAATTGGATCTCACATTTCAGTTCATTGCATCCATTGAAGATTCTGAGCTGATGCGTGTGGTTTTGTCATCTCAGGACTGTGATTTATTCAGCTTTATCATCTGTGTTCCATTTTTAATCTGAATGAATTGCCAAGAAATTACAGCAATGATGTCCAAATATCCTGAATTAAACAAACTCAGAGCAGATGTGCTTTCTTTCTTGGAGAAGTGATTTCTCGGTTTTTGGCTTCTGTGATTTCAGGAGgagtttgggttaaaaaaaacaaggaaattaaGGAAAATATACTCTTGACACTTCCAGCAAGATATCATACATTGCATGCTCTCGTTTCATACAACATTTAATAAACACTTTAATCATCAAAACCAAAATGACACAAGTCTAAACTTATAGCTCAAGATCCTTTAAGGAAAGTAAAACTCCCTGAATCTGATGAATGTTACTTCTTTCTCTCAAGAGCAGAacacatacagtttgtttttcttataaTAATGATACATGTGTATCTTTCCAGGGAGTTCAGCATCTCAGCCCGGCTACAGACTTCTATAAGAAACTTGCACTGGACTGCTCAGGTCAACAGATTGGGGTGGATCTTTTCATGCTCAGCTCCCAGTATGCTGACCTCGCATCACTATGTAAGAACATTTAAACCACTGTGTCCAGATCTGTGGCAGCAAAAGATTTGCGGGTCTTGAAAATGTCTGTCAGTTTTAGTTCATATAAACAGTGACTTTGGGCTTGAAAGGTGAACCTGAACAGTTGGTAGTAGCAGTTTTGATTCACAGCAGTAATAATCAGTTCTAATAGAAGCAGATTTATGGCACAGTAGCACTAAAACATGAGCTGAAACTTTTCAAATGGCTCTTACAGCATTTTCCTCATATCCATTGTTGATCCCTCTGGTCAGAAGTTATGTTATTGTTGCAATGGATTGAAACTGTTGTTAAACCAAGATTACCACGGCTGCCGTCCTCAGAGACAGCAATATAGAAACTTTGAATATACAGACACCTCATAAGATATTCCTTTGAGCTTATCGCTAGCATGAAGCatgaaaagttaaaatgttagcatgctagaaTCTTTTGCATGACAGAAGCCTTTTGAAACCACTCTAGTTCAAAGTAAATGAATTGTAAATCAAtaattttcctcctctttctcctcttcttcagcatGTATATCCAAGTATTCAGCAGGCAGCATCTTTTACTACCCCTCCTTCCATTACATCCACAACCCGGCTCAACTGGAGAAGTTCCAGAGAGATCTGGAGCGCTACCTCTCCAGGAAGATCGGCTTTGAAGCGGTCATGAGAATACGATGCACTAAAGGTAACTGGAGTCAGACGCACACAGAAGCTCTGTTTTCAGGTGTGAACACCAAGATTGTCATGGACAGAAGACCAAAACCTCTAAGATTTAGCcttcacaaataaatgcataGAAAAGAGTCACACTGACAATTAATGgccagctattttgataattgattcagtttttaagaaagCTCCTTATTGTTTTTAAGAAGCGCCTtatatgtgaatgttttctggtgtctttactcctctgggagagtaaactgaatatctttgggcaggggacaaaacaagacgtttGAGGATGTCAGTTTggactttgggaaacactgatcttCATGTCTTACCGTCATTTTATAGATCagacaactaattgattaatcaagactgatcgacaatgaaaataatggttAATTGCAGTCTTAGTGAAGAGGTTGTCATCTTTAACTTGttttctattgatttttttttcaaacattgatttttctgtccTCATCCTCAGGTTTATCCATCCACACGTTCCACGGTAACTTCTTTGTGCGCTCCACTGACCTGCTGTCCCTTGCGAATGTGAACCCAGACTCTGCCTTCGCTGTCCAGATGTCAATTGAAGACTCTCTGGCAGACTCCTCTCTGGCCTGTTTCCAGGCTGCTCTGCTCTACACCTCCAGTAAAGgtacacaaactcacaaacacacaacttaGATTGTGGTGAGAGAATCTGTGTGGTTCCATGAGCAAAGTAAATGCTCAAATGACACTATTGAATAAGGCACCTTGgctgtttctcatgtttgaaCATGTGGGGAGGTGTTACTGTGAAGCAGCACTGCTACTCTCCAAATCCCCTATTCAGTTTgatatgttttaaacatttttctgtgtctAATTTGTCATTGTTCGACTATTGCATCTGGTTTTGTAACAGTCAACATCAAATTGTTTTATGCCATTTACTtgagtcatttacattttcaaattcttcaattaaaagttttttttttcttttttactgcaaCAGCTTGAATTTGTCCTGGTGGCTATTTGCAGGTTAGGGTTACAATATCCACTATCTCAAATCAACTACATCATCTTTCTAAATAATTAACTAAAGGATCTtttgaaaatcttgaaaaaacaaataatcccAACATGTCCGATGCTGTTGGAGTTTCCTCTGGTCAGTTGATCATCTCTGTGCACACCAGATAAGTGTTCGGAAGTGAAGCTGGAAGCTACCTGTGTCAACTTTTagattttccttttgttttaccttgatCACACGCAAGTAGGCGaaatgtggagagaaaaaataatacTGTGAGAAGCACAAGAATTGATTTTGAATAAGGAAATTGAAAGCTTATTTCTGTCTACTTTGTATTTGGAATTGAATCAGTGACCCCTTTACTGTTTGCAAAATATAACTTTCCCTGATTATTCATCCTTCTGTCCCTGTAGGAAAAAGAAGAATCCGGGTCCACACTCTGTGTCTGCCGGTGGTCAACCAGCTGAGTGATGTGTATGCTGGAGCGGATGTGCAGGCCATCACTTGTCTATTAGCCAACATGGGtgagctgtatttttttaagtcttGCTTTATACTATGGGGAACCAGTGGAAATACTTAGAGAGAATTGGTaaaggtgggaaaaaaaaacattgcagtgGCTCggtgtcattattttgatttgtaGAAACTGTTTGTCTTCCTCAGGAGATGCAGGCATTTCATTTTACTAACATCTGTATAAGGGGGACCTTCTTCATCTAACGTTTCCACATTGGTGTTTCAGCCATTGACCGGTCAATATCGTCCAGCCTGTCGGATGCTCGTGACGCGCTGGTGAACGCGGTTGTGGATTTGGTGACCGCCTACAAAAGCAACGTGTCAAACCTGCAGCAGTCTGGCCTCATCCTCCCTGCTGCTATGCGCCTCTTCCCCGTGTACATCCTGGCTCTGCTAAAACAGGTATAGCTGCTCGACaggcatcaacacacacacacacacacatcccataCTAACAACTAATAATCCAGCCCTACGGCAGTTTTACACATCCTAAAATGTGAACTGCTTTTAAATCCTCACCACCACTCCCTCTACACACTAAAACCTTTACAGTCATACAGACTCTGTATGTTCAGTGGCTGTATTCATCCGCCCAGGACTTGTTGATTCATACAGTCAGGGTGTGTCCACTTTtaaacacacccaaacacactcTTTGCGTCATCTGAGATGAATACCGCATAGGTGTGTTTGAAAAAACCTTATTTGAATCCACCCTCATTACAATGCAATTATTTCAATTAGTGTTTTTGTAGTCAGCTGCTCAGTAACTCATAGAAAACTGTGGTGCAGCAGCTCCCAAGTGTGAAGTCACTGTGAAGCAACATCAGGCTGAAAACTaggaaacagcaaaatacaaacaaatgaaaaatgaataaagattaCAGCacacattaaagaaaatatttgtatttttttccagaaagcATTGCGGACAGGCACCAGCACACGACTGGACGAGCGCGTCTTCGCCATGTGTGAGTTCAAGACGCAGCCGCTGCAGCAGCTAATGCGAATGGTTCATCCTGACTTGTATCGGCTGGACAACATGTCTGACCAGGTAGGAGATGGACGAGACTGAACAAGAGCAGGCATGATTATATTTCATGAGTCAGTTGAGTCAGAGAGAAGTGAATTCAAAGAGTAGATGGAGAACTGAGTGGAAATTGCAttgtttgggtgtttttatAAATACTGTAACTGgtatggacttttttttttctttaaaaatttTCAAATGTCAGGTTTTCACGTTGATTTATTATATGCATGACGTTGGTTCTTACAGGAATAAattgataaatgtatataaatataaatacacaaacaaactaagcTGTTGTCTTCGTGTGACACCTGCAGGGGGCGCTCCATTTGAATGACACAGTGGTTCCTCAACCTCCTCTGCTCCACCTGTCTGCTGAGAGGCTGAGCAGGGATGGAGCTTTTCTCATGGACTGTGGCAACGTGAGTTTTCAgtattcattcacacacacacacacacacacacacacacacacacacacacacacacacttcattaaaATTTCTGAAACCTTGTGAGTAAGTCTGATATTTTCCAGGTTCAGGTGTTCATGACTTCTGAATCTTGTAGTTCAAGAATATGTAATATAAAGTCACTGAAAATATCAGTTATGATCAGTTAAATCCCTCAACAGTAATTGCCAGAGTTGGCAAAGGCCCACACATTCTTAactcaagtagaagtacagaAGTACATACTTCACTGATTCAACTTCTGTACTCAAGGTAAAGTAAGTagagtacaggctctgaaatgtactccGAGTATAAAAGTCAAAAGTATACCTCTGAACATTTATACTAAATATTTCTGGTCAAAGCCAACCTttaaacttaaaggtagaaGTCCCAGCTTTTCCTAAAAGCACCAcaaagatagctgattgttaAGTCTCATTTCCAGGAAATCTAATAGCTACATTTTGGGTTGGTAGAGTGTCGTAAGTAATCGAAAACCCCCTCAAATGCATTCAAACTTAAGTATGGAGCCTGTTACGAAGATGGAAGGAAAGATTTGTTTGTAATAATGTAATGATGTGATGAGGAAAAGTCAAAATACACTTAAGTAAATACAGATacttgggggaaaaaacagtaTCTGATATATGAAGTTGTTATAAAAACTCCTAAAACAGTGAAATAGGGCAAAATCAGTTACCAGATGTAAGTGGACAAGAAATAGCAGCAGTGTTCACATTTGTGCTGTCAGCAAGTATTTCCTTGACATTTTCTGAGCCTTTCATTTTTGCTTATTTAGTTGTGAATGTGTGGTAATGAGAAGTGCTGTGAAGCCAAGCTGGCAGGAAGATTAAAAATGACCAaaacttctttctttctctctcttttcttttgattgtgtgtgtttttttttgtttttttttcacaaaggcAACCATTAAAAGTAATTCCACCAGAGTTAGGAAAGCGTTCATTTGaatgtgctgtgttgttttccATTATGCAGGTGTTCTATCTATGGATCGGCAAATGCTGCAACGACATGTTCATCCGGGATGTTCTGGGCTGCCCCAACTATGCTTCAATACCCCCAAACATGGTCAGTAAGACGCACATTGTACGTAAGCTACAGGTCAGTTTAAAGGTGGGATTTTTAATCATATGAAAAATTGATGAGAGCCAAGTCAGAAGGAGCTTTTCACCCATGTccaacagtgacagtgatgaggGAAATGGTGGTGTTGCTTTGCATGTGACACACACCAACGCCCAGTTGTTAGATGAGTGATGCAATGCAGCGTTGCACGCATTTCTGTTGAAAGTTAGTCACACATTTGTCTCACAATAAAAAGGCCCTGCATTTCTCCACTAACATGTACATATACAGCAAAACAGGTCTGCTGGTGTAGCTTTTTTAACAAACCGTGCAGCTCCCTAGAAAGCTCTCTCATGACCACAGCATAGGCATGACGGTAACAGCCAGAACAAACCGTGGCTGTCAGCTGTTGTTTATGCtgccttttgtgtgtttctaGAAAGGGTTCAATGTATCAGAGAGCCACCTACAAACCTCACACTCCGGACCACAGGCATATTTCTGTGTGGCCGACATGACTGTGTGATTCCAcatgatgttgttgatgttattGGTTCTCGTGTTTTTCCCTTTATGAATCCCAGAGTCACATTCCTGAGCTGGAGACTCCACTGTCTGAGAGAGTGCGAGCGCTCTTCGACTGGCTGCAGGATAACAGAGCGTTCAGCTCCACGATACAAGTCGTCAAGTAAGCACCGCCGCATATCTGGAGAAACATCTGACTTTTACACTCAGGGTGCAGAATGACTGTACAACACATCTTCTGACACCCCGATGCTGGATTTTAgtcttaaaaatgtgttcacattCATCAGCAGGGACCTTCAATGCCCTTAACAGCTAAAGAGTTTCACTTCCTCAACTACTAAAGATACCAGATGGCCAAAATTTAGGAGGGTCTTGTGTTAGAAGACATAGAATATTCAGATTGAAGTTCATTAGAGAACATTTAAGAACCAAGTTAGTTTGCTTTtacttcctctgctgctgtaatCTCTTTTTTGGAAGCACTAAAATGAATCTCCCCAGTAATGAGCTGTAGTAATGTAGAAGAGGGAATATGAAAAACCCTcaggttatttatttttgttcttttttagaACACTGAAGCCACACAATGCTCACTGTGTTCTCCACCCAAGAGGAATGTAAAACCAGTTGTCAGGAAACAATGCCAAG
Encoded here:
- the sec24b gene encoding protein transport protein Sec24B isoform X2 yields the protein MSSPGFTNLNSSVSYSQNSTPNGGAAPPYQNGPAQTYQSMYPPTGCYGAPPQPQSYPTTPAHPAPAPNKFPSTNSAHSAYYYQGNHQQQQHHHLPQHHVAPSPYSAPSSSVPLSQAYATLPTSGQLPPPPPSNAEYNQQQQQHPPYVTPGSYYGQQSYPTQHSQQQQQQQPSLVPAPAGATGAPLYPIVSYPSAPGSSQYGTLTSSQSTATPGVMATQMGAPLHQYNTSRSASTTAAQPGYSVAPRSQLVPTVNGQGSTVHQHYDQSHQASLSYDSYGGVTHSSGGGAEADRPPSGTPSTSVHSSPGHHQGGDTSSSSTGSASPVPNSYDSLEGGSYPDSMPPSNDMTNQAAPYGNYGYPNMQPAYRQGPPSHADSSPSHDLYGQSSYQQYSQPFPNLSQLSAALGGLSGVPELEVEALRPVNLLQERNLLPPRPIEAPEPNLSPDLKKVNCSPQTFRCTLTSIPQTQALLNKARLPLGLLLHPFRDLQQLPVITSNTIVRCRSCRTYINPFVTFLDQRRWKCNLCYRVNDVPDEFMYNPVTRSYGEPHKRPEVQNSTVEFIASSDYMLRPPQPAAYLFVLDVSHNAVEAGYLKYFCESLLDNLDKLPGDTRTRVGFLTFDNTIHFYNLQDGLSQPQMLVVSDIDDVFIPSHDSLMVNLKESKELVKDLLTSLPAMFSQSRETHSALGPALQAAFKLMSPTGGRVTVFQTQLPTLGAGALQSREDPNQRSSTKGVQHLSPATDFYKKLALDCSGQQIGVDLFMLSSQYADLASLSCISKYSAGSIFYYPSFHYIHNPAQLEKFQRDLERYLSRKIGFEAVMRIRCTKGLSIHTFHGNFFVRSTDLLSLANVNPDSAFAVQMSIEDSLADSSLACFQAALLYTSSKGKRRIRVHTLCLPVVNQLSDVYAGADVQAITCLLANMAIDRSISSSLSDARDALVNAVVDLVTAYKSNVSNLQQSGLILPAAMRLFPVYILALLKQKALRTGTSTRLDERVFAMCEFKTQPLQQLMRMVHPDLYRLDNMSDQGALHLNDTVVPQPPLLHLSAERLSRDGAFLMDCGNVFYLWIGKCCNDMFIRDVLGCPNYASIPPNMSHIPELETPLSERVRALFDWLQDNRAFSSTIQVVKDEASAKSAFFQHLVEDRSESASSYYEFLQHIQQQLSK
- the sec24b gene encoding protein transport protein Sec24B isoform X1, which encodes MSSPGFTNLNSSVSYSQNSTPNGGAAPPYQNGPAQTYQSMYPPTGCYGAPPQPQSYPTTPAHPAPAPNKFPSTNSAHSAYYYQGNHQQQQHHHLPQHHVAPSPYSAPSSSVPLSQAYATLPTSGQLPPPPPSNAEYNQQQQQHPPYVTPGSYYGQQSYPTQHSQQQQQQQPSLVPAPAGATGAPLYPIVSYPSAPGSSQYGTLTSSQSTATPGVMATQMGAPLHQYNTSRSASTTAAQPGYSVAPRSQLVPTVNGQGSTVHQHYDQSHQASLSYDSYGGVTHSSGGGAEADRPPSGTPSTSVHSSPGHHQGMQYGYVANSGASSASATTSGPAAAPSSSSSDDDDDEEEEEEDEEAGGDTSSSSTGSASPVPNSYDSLEGGSYPDSMPPSNDMTNQAAPYGNYGYPNMQPAYRQGPPSHADSSPSHDLYGQSSYQQYSQPFPNLSQLSAALGGLSGVPELEVEALRPVNLLQERNLLPPRPIEAPEPNLSPDLKKVNCSPQTFRCTLTSIPQTQALLNKARLPLGLLLHPFRDLQQLPVITSNTIVRCRSCRTYINPFVTFLDQRRWKCNLCYRVNDVPDEFMYNPVTRSYGEPHKRPEVQNSTVEFIASSDYMLRPPQPAAYLFVLDVSHNAVEAGYLKYFCESLLDNLDKLPGDTRTRVGFLTFDNTIHFYNLQDGLSQPQMLVVSDIDDVFIPSHDSLMVNLKESKELVKDLLTSLPAMFSQSRETHSALGPALQAAFKLMSPTGGRVTVFQTQLPTLGAGALQSREDPNQRSSTKGVQHLSPATDFYKKLALDCSGQQIGVDLFMLSSQYADLASLSCISKYSAGSIFYYPSFHYIHNPAQLEKFQRDLERYLSRKIGFEAVMRIRCTKGLSIHTFHGNFFVRSTDLLSLANVNPDSAFAVQMSIEDSLADSSLACFQAALLYTSSKGKRRIRVHTLCLPVVNQLSDVYAGADVQAITCLLANMAIDRSISSSLSDARDALVNAVVDLVTAYKSNVSNLQQSGLILPAAMRLFPVYILALLKQKALRTGTSTRLDERVFAMCEFKTQPLQQLMRMVHPDLYRLDNMSDQGALHLNDTVVPQPPLLHLSAERLSRDGAFLMDCGNVFYLWIGKCCNDMFIRDVLGCPNYASIPPNMSHIPELETPLSERVRALFDWLQDNRAFSSTIQVVKDEASAKSAFFQHLVEDRSESASSYYEFLQHIQQQLSK